In the genome of Cryptomeria japonica chromosome 8, Sugi_1.0, whole genome shotgun sequence, one region contains:
- the LOC131061510 gene encoding pathogenesis-related thaumatin-like protein 3.5 yields the protein MKIMGRATILIVIATAMVLTTFSGGAKGTVFRVENNCDETVWPGILPGNTSSEDGEQGGFTLKRGEWKELHPPPNWSGRLWGRTGCKFDSGGQGSCETGDCGNVLQCNGAGGNPPVTLVELTLRDVRDFYDVSMVDGYNLPVSVVAVHGTGNCTAAGACNGDLRESCPSELAVEAGGKVVACQSACEKFNSSEYCCTGAHANPNTCQPTQYSRIFKKVCPTAYSYAYDDASSIFTCTGPDYTITFCPTNKSGKRHGSANETSGTNGETIVTQNTRVSFICIFFLFFIDFLY from the exons ATGAAAATTATGGGGAGGGCCACGATTCTGATAGTTATAGCGACGGCAATGGTGTTGACCACATTCTCAG GGGGGGCGAAGGGGACGGTGTTTCGGGTGGAGAACAATTGCGATGAGACGGTGTGGCCGGGTATTCTGCCGGGCAATACAAGCTCGGAGGATGGGGAACAAGGGGGGTTCACGCTCAAGAGAGGGGAATGGAAAGAGTTGCACCCTCCACCCAATTGGTCGGGGCGACTGTGGGGGCGAACGGGCTGCAAATTCGACAGCGGCGGGCAGGGGTCCTGCGAGACGGGCGACTGCGGCAACGTGCTGCAATGCAATGGCGCTGGAGGAAACCCGCCGGTCACCCTGGTGGAATTGACGCTGAGGGATGTCAGAGACTTCTATGACGTGAGCATGGTGGATGGCTACAACCTCCCCGTGTCGGTTGTGGCGGTGCATGGCACGGGCAATTGTACAGCAGCTGGGGCGTGTAATGGGGATCTTCGGGAGAGCTGCCCGTCGGAGTTGGCTGTGGAGGCGGGGGGCAAAGTTGTGGCGTGCCAAAGCGCTTGCGAGAAGTTCAACTCGTCGGAGTACTGCTGCACTGGAGCCCACGCCAATCCTAACACTTGCCAGCCCACCCAGTATTCTAGAATCTTCAAGAAGGTCTGCCCCACCGCCTACAGTTATGCGTATGATGATGCCTCTAGTATCTTCACCTGCACTGGACCTGATTACACCATTACCTTTTGCCCTACCAACAAATCTGG GAAAAGACACGGTAGTGCCAATGAAACCAGTGGAACCAATGGAGAGACAATTGTTACCCAAAATACTCGTGTTTCTTTTATATGtatattctttttattttttattgattttttgtaTTAG